DNA from Pseudomonas putida:
GCCAGTCGAGCCAGCTCAATCCTTCCTTTGGCACACGCTTATCGAGTCAGGTGAGGCCCTAAGCGATTTGACTTGGGAAGCCTATGGACGGCGTCTGTATGATTACTTTGCCTTCCTGGAAGCCAATGGATTGGGCTGGGACGAGGAAAGCCCGGCTCACGGTCTGAGTGCTCTGTCGAGGTACAGGGATTGGTCGAGCGGAGAATTAGCACTTGATCCCGGCACGGTGAACAATCGTCTGGCCTTGATCGTGAGGTTCTACCGATGGGCTAAGCAGCGCAACCTGATAACTGTGCTGCCCTTCGGTGAGAAAAGGGTAAGAGTTGCCCAACATTCCGGTCTTCTCAGTCATATCGCTCTGCCCGGAGCCGAGAGCACGAAAGTTTCGGTGATGGTTCGCGACCGAAAGCGCTTGACCAAATTCCTGACCAAGGATCAAGTCAAGGTATGCCTTGCCCTGGATACCGATCCAAGCCACCAGATATTGTTCCACCTCATGGTGCGTACCGGCCTTCGCTCCTGTGAAGCGAGGTCTTTTCCTCTCAAATATGTGTTCAACCCCAGGTTGAAGAAGGGACTGCGCCCAAGGCAAATGATCAGTGTTGCTCTTGATCCTTCAGACATGCATATCAAGTACGACCGGCCTAGAACTATCGACGTGCCATGGTCGTTGATGGAGAGCATGTGGTCTTACTCCCTTCACCAACGAGAGGTTCGTAAGTCCAATGGTGATGGACGTGTTACCGCGCTGCTGCTGACTAATGAAGGCAGGCATTATTCAAAAGATTCCGTAGTGGACGTTATGAAGTCCTATGAAAGAAAGTGCGGTTTCTATGTTCGGGCCCACATGCTACGCCACACCTATGGGACTTATACCTTGCTTGCTCTTCGAAAAAGCAAAGAGTTTGAAGGTGAGCCATTGTTGTATGTCCGAGATAGGCTGGGGCATTCAGATGTGCAAACAACTATGATCTATTTGCATCTCATAAACCAGCTTGAAGCCCAATCCGTCCTTGCTCACGAGGACGAAATTGACATGATGTTTATGACTGATTCGGTTTCGCGTATTTGAGGTAGCACCATTGGCTCGGCAAAAAAGCTACAAGGCGGTTATGCGGTCGGTTACAAAAGGATTCGAGGCTGTCGAAGATGATATCAAGATTGACCTGCCGAGAAACCCGAGAAACCACAGGCAACTCGATCATACGAAATATTTAGGCTTGGGCTTCGACGCTTGGGCAATTCAAAGTCTTCACGTTATCAAAGCTTTGCTACAAGGAGGAAACTTCTCAGTGACGACCTTGATTGGTTACTCTACGAACGGGCTGAGATTTTTTATAAATTTCTTGAGTGGAGGTTCGGTCAAGTCGCCACCTGCAACGCCAAACAGTCTTACCAAAAGCCACTTGGATCGATACATCTCTTGGCTGAGGCTAAAATACCCTAACGGCTCGACAGCCAAGAATTACTATACTAGCTTCAAGTCGTTAGTTGTTGTTTTGGCTGAATATGGATTTATTGAAGTTAATCTTGACGATCTTTTGCCCCTCAATCCATTTCCTAATAATTCGCAGAGCACTAAAGATGCAGATCCGCTCACCTTGGGTGAAATGCAAAGGCTGATTGGCGCTTTGAAGTCAGATCTTATTGCCATCCATAAGGGTACATTCCTTGGAAATGGCGCGGAGGCGATGGCTGTATTGCTACTAATTACTGCGGCAAGGTCTGGAATCAATACTACGCCGCTCTTGGAGATGAAAAGGGATGCCCTACAGCCTCACCCATTTATTCCTAATCTCAGGTTGATTACTACCGTCAAACGTCGAGGTAAAGGCGCACAGAGCAAAACAATCCGTCAGACTAATCTGCTAGATGAGTACAGTGCTATTCCCCTGGATGGGGTGGCAGTCCTCAATAAGGCGCTGGAGATTTCTAAGCCACTCGTAGCACTGGCACCTGATGAAATATCTTCATGTGTGTGGTTATATCGCTCGGGCCAGCCTGGCCGCTCGAACGACATCGTTACCCTTACACCCGGTGCTTTATATGTCACGGCAAAAAGCATTTGTGAGCGTCATGCGCTTCAGGATGATCAAGGCAATCGGCTAAATGTCACGCTTAGTCGGCTGCGAAAGACTATGGAAAGCCGTTTGTGGAAACTGAGCGGTGGCGACATTATAGAAGTTTCCTCCGTTATGGGTCATACCCCTGGTGTCGCCGATAATCACTATTTGAAAATCAACGATGAGATCAAGGTCGACGGGGCGACATTTGTTGGGGAGGCTTTTCCGGACAAACTACGTGGCATAAACGTTATACCAACCCCACCAGGCGGCTGCAAAGATAGCCTTTACGGTAGTCTGGCACCAAAGGATGGCGTCAATCATTGTTCTGAATTCATCCACTGCCTCGGTTGCCCTAGCTATGCAATTGTAGGCACCTTGGAGGACTTATACCGGCTGTTCAGCTACCAACAATTCTTGTATGCAGAAGTCGAATACTTTCTCACGGACGAGTGGGGCGCATGGCGCAAGCGTCAGTTTGACTATATTCGATTGATAGATGATTTCACCCAGAAGTTTGATCTTGCATTGGTTTCGCAAGCAAGGGCTCAGGCTGAGTCATCTCCGCACTTGTTCTGGGCTAAAAAAATCGAGTTCATGAAGAAAAAATTGGGCGGCGAAATTTGAGCATAAGAACCACGAATGCGGTGTTAAAGGCATATGATGTCCTCATCGCACAGCCAGTTTCAGCGAATGGTCTAAGGATTCTCCGATCAAGTCAGCACAGGCCATCTGACCTGTGCTGAAATAGCCCTCCGTCCAACTGCCCTCTACAAGCCCGCCATCCCATGAGCCAGATGAGCTTTTCCGATTTCGAGTACGCCGGTAAGCGCAAGCAAACCCGTCGCGAGCGTTTCCTGGCCGAGATGGAACAGGTGGTGCCGTGGAGCGGGTTGGTGGCGTTGATCGAGCCGCATTACCCTAAGGCTGGCGGTGGCCGCAAGCCGTATCCACTGGAAACCATGCTGCGCATTCACCTGTTGCAGAACTGGTTCTCGTTGAGTGATCCAGCCATGGAAGAGGCGCTGTACGAGATTACTTCGATGCGCCAGTTTGCTCGTCTGACGCTCAGCGCTCCGATCCCCGAAGACACGACGATCATGAACTTCCGGCACCTGCTGGAGAAGCATCAGTTGGCGGCGGGCATTTTGGAAACCATAAACAATTATCTGCGAGACAAGGGCCTGTCGTTGCGCCAGGGCACCATTGTCGACGCTACTATCATCCACGCACCCAGTTCGACCAAGAACAAGGAAGGCAAACGCGATCCTGAAATGCACCAGACGAAGAAAGGCAACCAGTACTTCTTCGGCATGAAAGCGCATATCGGAGCCGACGCAGAATCGGGCCTGGTACATCATGTCCATGGCACAGCCGCCAACGTGGCTGACGTGACGGAAGTTGCCCATCTGTTGCACGGTGGCGAGAACGTTGTCTGTGCTGACGCCGGTTACACCGGCGTAGAGAAACGGCCTGAGCACGACGGTCGGCAAGTGATCTGGCAGATCGCTGCGCGACGCAGCACCTACAAGCATTTGAGCAAACGCAGTGCGCTGTACAAGGCCAGGCGCAAGATCGAGAAGGCCAAAGCCCAGGTACGTGCGAAGGTCGAACATCCGTTTCGGGTGATCAAGCGTCAGTTCGGTTATGTGAAGACCCGCTTCCGTGGCCTGGCCAAGAATACGGCGCAATTGACCACACTGTTCGCGCTGTCGAATCTGTGGATGGTGCGCCGGCAATTATTGCCTGCTGCGGGAGAGGTGCGCCCGTGAGGGCAGAAAACCAAGGCTATGCCTTGGTTTTCCAATAATCAGCGGCTGAAAATCGGGGTTTTCGGCATCTCCAAGCCGTCCATTTGCGGCTGGTGGGTAACTTGTTCGGAGAATCCCTAGAAGCCTCGTTAATTGGGACTGACGTCACGAGCTGTCATGGTTTCAATCCGACTCGGCGCGGCTCGCACAGGTGATGCACAACGGCGTGGCCGGATCGAATTCCAGGCGGCCCGAGGCGATCAACTCGCCGCATTGGTTACACCAGCCATACTCGCCCTCGTGCCAACGCTTGAGGGCCAGCTGGAGGCGGACGCGTTCATGCTGCGCCCGACTGCGGATGGCATCGTTCATCGCTTGCTGCTGGAGTGCGTCCATCCTCGACAGACGCCCTACCTTGCTTTGATCCAACTCCACCGATTGCGAGCGAGACTCAGCGTCTTCCAGCAACCGATCCAGCTCGGCAGCCCGCTGTTCCAGTAGGGTCTTGAAATGGGCAAGATCGAGGGCGTCGTCCATGGCCGTTAGCGCAGCAGCAACAGTGGGCCAGTGGTGGTGCGCAGCATGCTGGTCGTGGTGCTGCCGACCAGAAACTGACGGATGCGCGAATGACCGTAGGCCCCCATCACCAGCAGGTCGATGCCGTGCTCTTTCTGATAGGCGTGCAAGGTAGGCTCTATCTCGCCGTTCAGGGTCTCGGCGCGAACAGTGAATCCGACGTTGAGCAGCACTTTCTGCGCCCAGTCCAGCTGCGCGGACGATTCGTCGTTCACTGGCCCAACCATCACCAGGTGGATCGGCAGCCCCTTCAGCAGGGGGCTGGCCGCCAGCATCTCCACACCCTTGCGGGTAGTAGCGCTGCCATCGAAGGCCAGCATCGCGCTCTCGGGCTTTTGGAAGTTGGCCGGGGTGACCAGGATTGGCCGGTGCATGATACGAATCACGCTCTCCAGCTGGCTTCCGACATGCTGACTCAGACCGCCGCTAGACTCGCCTTGGCGACCGATGACCAATAGGCGCGTTTCGCTTTCCAGCTCTTGCAGGTTTTCCAGCAGATCGCCATGACGTTGCTTGGACTCCGGCGCGGTCACACCATCCGTCATGGCCCGCTCTTTCGCGGCCGTTAACATGATCCGCCCCTGCTCCAGGGCCAACTTACCGCGCTGTTCATCCAGGGAAGCAAGCTCATCGAGCAGATGCTCGCGGCTGCCAAGGCCGATATTGCCACTCAAGTCGGCCGCAACTGGGTACTGGCGCTGATCCAGCACATGCAAGAAGGTCAGCGGGGCTTCCAGGCTCAGACTGGCCCAGGCTGCGTAGTCGCACACAGCTGGAGCCGAGGTGGAACCGTCGATACAGGCAATTACTTGGGTCATCGTTGTTCTCCTTCTCAGTGGCCCATGAGTTGATCAATGGCGTCGGGTTTATCGTGAACTCCGAATCGATCCACGATAGTGGCGCTCGCTTCGTTGAGACCTAACACTTCAACTTCGGTGCCTTCGCGGCGGAACTTGATAACCACCTTGTCCAGGGCAGCAACTGCGGTGATATCCCAGAAGTGGGCGCGATTCAGGTCGATGGTTACCTTGTTCAGGGCTTCTTTGAAGTCGAAGGCCGCGACGAACTTGTCTGCCGAGCTGAAGAACACCTGGCCAGTGACGTTATAGCTACGATGCTCGCCGGATTCGTCCAGCGAAGAACTGATCGCCATGTAATGGCCAACCTTGTTGGCGAAGAACATCGCGGCCAGCAGCACGCCGGCCAACACGCCGAAGGCAAGGTTGTGGGTGGCCACCACGACCACAACGGTGACGACCATGACAATGTTGGTCGACAACGGGTGCTTCTTCAGGTTGCGCAGCGAATCCCAACTGAAGGTGCCGATGGACACCATGATCATCACTGCCACCAGCGCAGCCATCGGGATCTGCTTCAGCCAGTCGCCGAGGAACACCACCATCAGCAGCAGGAATACACCTGCGGCCAGGGAGGACAGACGAGAACGACCGCCGGATTTCACGTTGATGATCGACTGACCAATCATCGCGCAGCCGGCCATACCGCCGATCAGACCCGAAGCAATGTTGGCCACGCCCTGGCCCTTGCACTCGCGGTTCTTGTCGCTGGGGGTGTCGGTCAGGTCGTCGACAATAGTCGCGGTCATCATCGACTCCAGCAGACCGACCACGGCCAGCGCTGCCGAGTAAGGGAAGATGATGGCCAACGTCTCGAACGTCAGCGGCACGTCAGGCCAGAGAAAGATTGGCAGCGTATCCGGCAGTTCCCCCATATCACCGACCGTGCGGATATCCAGCCCAACCGACATGGCGACTGCGGTCAGCACGATGATGCACACCAGTGGCGATGGGATGAGCTTGCCGATCCTGGGGATATAGGGAAATAGGTAGATGATGCCGAGGCCTGCGGCTGTCATGGCGTAGACGTGCCAGGTGACATTGGTCAGCTCGGGCAGCTGAGCCATGAAAATCAGGATCGCCAGTGCATTGACGAAGCCGGTCACCACCGAGCGCGAAACGAAGCGCATCAGCGAGCCGAGCTTCAGGTAGCCAGCACCAATTTGCAACACGCCACACAGCAGCGTGGCGGCCAGCAGATATTCAAGACCATGGTTCTTGACCAGGGTCACCATCAGCAGTGCCATGGCCCCTGTCGCGGCTGAAATCATGCCTGGGCGGCCACCGACAAAGGCGATCACCACGGCGATACAGAATGAGGCGTAGAGACCAACTTTGGGGTCGACGCCCGCAATGATAGAGAAAGCGATGGCTTCAGGGATCAGCGCAAGTGCGACGACGATCCCCGCGAGCACGTCGCCACGGACGTTGGAAAACCACGTTTGTTTGAGTGTTTGTAGCATCAGAATATCCAAAGCAATGCACCGCACGCATGCCAGGAAAATGGCGAGCGCGTCGATACGAATTCAAATTGTGAGGATTATTTTGCTGTGCGCTTTGGGTGTAAGAACCGGGCATACAGCAGTACGCAGCCGCCAGCGAAACTGGCGGAGGCGAGGTTGTTGCGAGGGGGCGTAGCGCTAAGGCGGCGTAGGCTGCCAGTAGAGCGTTTGGAGTACAGTCATGCTGGTGTTCCTGTAGCTCAAGGGGTATGCGGAGCCAAAAGTATACAGTGAAGCTATCGTCGATTGCGATCCGCCGCCCTGCTTTGCGAAGCCACGTCTGAAATAGGCTTAGTCGAGGAGTATCGCCATCAGGAACGAAGGAAAATAATCAAAAAAATGTTAGGGAGTTAATTTGCTTATAAATCAATATCTTACACTCAACTAACTGTTAGGGTCATTCAGATATAACGACGGCTGTGTAATCGCCAGGTCATACGACGCCAAGCCGTACGTGAAGATGGGCGAGCCCTATTTCCAGGCCAAGGAGAAGTTGCGGCGGCATGGCATCGTGGCATTTTCGTCCAACTATGCGCTGTATGGCGACATGAGCGAGCGGGTTATGTCGCTGATCGAATCGATGGTGCCTGCGGCCGAGGTCTACTCGATCGATAAAATGCTTCGCTGATCTCACTGGCGTGCAGGGGAGTCTGACCCAATTCGGCCGGGAGGTACGCGCCAAGGTGCTGCGCTGCACTGGCATCCCTGTCGGTGTGGGGATCGCCCGAACCAAGACTCTGGCGAAGCTCGCCAACCACACCGCGAAGCGGCTGCAGGCGCATACGGGTGGGGTGGTCGACATCACTGATGATTTCAAGCGCGACTGGGTACTGCGCAACACTGAGGTGAAAGAGGTCTGGGGCATTGGCCGGCGGATGACGGCACACCTCGAGGCGATGGGCATCTGCAGGGCCATGGACCTAGCGAAGGCAGATCCGCGGATGCTGCGTGACAAGTTCAGCGTGGTGGTGGAAAAGACAGCGCGCGAGCTCGCCGGCACGCCGTGCCTCGAACTGGATGAGGCTGATCCGCCGAAGAAGGAGATCTGCTGCAGCCGGATGTTCGGTAAGAAAATGACCGAACTGACACCAATCAAGCAGGCGGTAGCGACCTATGCAGCGCGAGCAGCCGAAAAGCTGCGCGCCCAGGGATCGGTGTGCAAGCGCATGCGAGTGTCGATCCGCACAGGCATGTTCAATCCCAACGAACTGCATTTGGCGAAAGGGGCGCTGGTTGAACTGCCTTACCCCACGAGCGACACTCTATTGCTCACGCGGGCAGCGACTGAGGCTGTGGAGAAGGTCTACCAGGACGGGTACCGCTACAGCAAAGCCGAGGTGCTGCTGCTCGATCTACGGCAACCAGGTGAATTCACTGACGATCTGTTCGCGTCAACGCAGCCAGTTGCCTGCGATCGCCTGATGTCGGTTATGGATGGCATAAACCTTCGGTACGGCAAAGGCACACTGAGGTCTGCCAACGTCCCCCGAAGCCCAGAGTGGGGTATGCGTCGAGAGCTCTTGAGCCAGTCGTTCACAACAAGGTTGGATGAGCTGTGGCGGGTTTACTGTAAGTGAATAACTAGTTAAGGTCTGGGAGAGCACACGCGCATACTTAATTGGCATTGCCAACTGGATAAATTAGCATCCAGTGTATATGCTCTCAAAAAATTCATCACCAACACGGCATACTAGATCAATAAGGAATTCCATGAAACTTCCAGGGCGAAATGAACGTTGCTGGTGCAAATCTGGGAAGAAGTTTAAACACTGCCACCTAGACATTGATCGCCAACCACCTGTAGCAGCACACACTGTCTTGCAAACCCTTGGCTCTTTCAAGAAAAATAAAAAATGTAGCGTACCGCAATCATTGCAGCACGAGTGCTCAGGCGGGATAATAAATGCCCACACCGTCTCAAAAAGCTCATCTCTGAAGGCGATAGCTAGAAACGGGCACGTATTAAAAATATCGATAGAACTAAAAGTTAATATCCCGCCAAAAATAAAATTGAGCGAGGTGGGTATAAATAGCGCCTCGACTTTTACAGGCTTCTGTGCCAGCCATGATAAAAAATTATTCTCAACAATCGAAGACCAACCGTTCAAGCCTGTACCATCACACTGCTTCCTGATTATGTACAGAGGCATTTCCAGAGAGATCTTCAGCAAAGAGTACGCCTCAAAAACCTTTGATTTCATGAGGATCCTAGACAGGGGAAAGAGCCTGGCTGAACAGGTCGTAATCCAGAATGCATCAGCCTTACTCGGGAATAATAACTCCTTAACAACAAGCGACCTAAAACACATAAAATCAAAGCTAGACACTATGTTAGTCACGGGCGACTACAGCGACTTAAACTACGCCGTATTCACACTTGAATCCCCACCACCGATAATGGGAAGTGCTATAGTTGGCCCGACATTCGACTTTGATGGATATGAAGCCCAGAAGATAACAAGCATTCCTGGCGACATGCCGGACTACATGACCATTAATTCATTCGCTAGTGACGGCAAAGGCTTCATTGTTTTATCCTGGCTTTCAGAACACTCTTTGACCTGCAACAAACTGATAAGACAATTCTTGGACAAGAAACTAACAGCCGACAGCCTGGCGGCCTTTATGGTGTTACTAATAGAGAACTTCTACATTTCACCAAGCTGGTGGGAATCACTGGATAACGGCACACAAGCCCTGATAAAAAATATGTACTCGCAAGGTGTAGAAACCCACACCGATGGCAACTCGATAAACATCGACCGCCCACTGCACTTCCCTGCAATAATAAATGTATCAATGAACCCCACGCTTTAGATCCAGCCATCATAAACTGAGCAGATGGAACCCGCGGCTGCCAGGACTTTGAAGGATCGGCGTATTCCATGATGCTCATTGTGAGCGCACGAGGGCGGCAGAGGGCGCTGGACTGTACGAGGGGCTTTTCAGTCCCGGCGCTCGCCAACAGAGGGTTTGCCCTTCGACATCGATCGAGAAATTCCACGCCGGCGGGCTAAGTATTTTCTGCTGAATCAGGATCATGGTTGCGCGAGGGTGTACTCGGCTTCGAGAGGACACCCATGAAACTGCCGATCCGAAAACACCTGCCCCTTGCTATGGGCCTGCTCATCCTGGGCGCCATCATCGCGTTCCAGCAGTACCAGCTGTCGACTCTGTCTCGCGCCGTGAATGGAGCAGCAGAAAAAGTCTCGATCGATGCACTCCAGAACAGGGTGAGCGCGATCGACGATCGGCTCGACAATGTGTCAGGCAAACCCCTGGTCACGATGGAAGACTTCCGTATAAGCCAGCAAGCGCTCTCGAGCCGGATCGATGCTGTGCAGGCCACAGCATCGCAGGCCCACGAGGCTGCAGCTGAAGCCACTCGCTCTTCCGCGACTGCGGGCGATCTCCTAGTACTGAAAGCCGACCTTGAGTCGCTCGACGGCAAACTGCAGAAAATGAGCAAGCCTCAGGCTCAGGCGACTGCACCAGCCCCCAAAACCTCCTCCAAACCGAAGGCGAAGCCCGCACCGGTTAAAGCCCCACCAATCCCGCAAGATCCTCCGCCCTTTCAGATGGTCGGCCTCGAATACCGAGGCGGAGAGCGTTTCCTGTCTGTTGCCCCCACTGGTAGCACGCGGCTGAGCCAGATCTACCTGATTCGGCCTGGCGAAGTGGTCAGCGGCAGCAACTGGCGCCTCAGGGCTGTAGATGAACGGACCGCAACCTTCGACGCCGGCGGAACAACCCGAACCCTGAGCATCCAGCCATGAGTAAAGCACCATGAATCTACCGATCGTTCGAGCCATCGCCTGCGCCTGCGCGTTTACCGCAATTGGCATTGAGGCCGCGCCGCTTCCTTCCGCCGCTGGAGGGGCCGCCTCCAGTGTTCAACAGCTCACCAGCGAAAGCACCCTGTCCCAGAACAAGCTCGATGATAGAGCCGCGCAGGAGTGGGGACTGACCCCCAAGGAGTACGAACGATATCAAGAGGTAATGCAGGGACCCCGGGGGGTGTATTCGCCAGGGCTTGACCCTCTCACCGCGCTGGGAATCGAGGCCCGATCAGAGAGCGAACGACGCCGGTTCGCCGAGCTGCAGGTCCAAGCAGAGCGCCAACGAGTCGATCGGGAGCTCGCCTACCAGCGAGCCTACGACGAGGCGTACCAGCGCATGTTCCCAGGCATCAAAGCCATTGAGATTTCGACCACCCCTTCGGGCCAGGCCGGATCCGGGAGCGGCCCAGCTCTGGAGGGCAACGGGCGCATGGCACTCTTCGTCAAAGACGACTGCCTACCCTGTATCAACCAGGTCAAACGGCTGCAGGCGTCACAGACGCCGTTTGATCTGTATTTCGTCGGCAGCCAGCAAGACGATGAAAGGATCCGCCGCTGGGCAATTCTCGCGGGTATTGACCCGTCCAGCGTTAAAAGCCGTCTGATCACACTGAATCATGACCAGGGCCGCTGGGTTCGCCTCGGGCTCGGTGGCTCGCTGCCAGCCGCCGTAACACAGGTGAATGGATCATGGCGTCGTCAGTGAGCGGGTGGCGGCTCTACGTTCTGTCGGTGGTTCTGCTCGCCGGCAACGCATGGGGTGTAGAAGATCCGCCAGCAGCTTACAAGGCGATCGGCATCAGACACGGGGTCCCGCCCGTTGTGCTCTATTCGGTGGCACTGCAGGAAAGCGGGACGCGATTGCGCGGGCAGCTTGTGCCGTGGCCCTGGACGTTGAATGTTGCCGGAACCGGCTACCGCTTCGCCACACGAGCAGACGCTTGCCAAGCTCTGATGATAGCGATTGTTAAGGCTGGACCCGCTCGAGTCGACGTGGGGCTGGGACAAACAAATATTCGCTTCAACGGGCATCGCTACCGCTATCCCTGCGAAGGCCTGGATCCATACAAGAACCTGGCGGTGACCGCTCAGATCCTGGCTGAACAAAAGGCTAAGGGTGGAACCTGGATCGATGCTGCGGGGCGGTATCACCGCCCTGCCGGGGGGGCGCCGGCCGCGAAGTACCGTAGCTATTTCACGAAACATCTTAGCCGGGTCACCGGCATCAAATTCGAGGTAGTGACCCCATGACATATCCCCACGCCCGGCGATCACACGCCGTGCAGGCCCTGGCCCTCGCGATCGTGAGCAGCCTGGCTCTGCCCTGCAATGCTGATCAGCAAGCGGTGCTCACCGTGGTGGAGGACCGTGGCGGCTCATCCGCACTGTCCTACTACCAAGACATTGATCCCGAGCCTACGCACACCACCCCAGTTGTGACTGGCGTCCGGGCGGGCGGGGCATTTCCGGTGTCGACTCCAGAACTGAGCCCCGGCCCAGTACATGGACGAGTGATCAACGCAGCAGGTCTGCAGCCGATGTTCATCGTTGGGGATGATCCAACGTCGCAGGCCTGGCTCAAGCAGAAGCTGTCGGCACTTCAAGGCCTGCAGGCAGTAGGCCTTGCTGTGAATGTCAGCAACGCTGCACGACTGCAAGAGATCCGCCGCTGGGCACCTGGGTTGCAGGTGATGCCTGTACCTGCCAGCGATATTGCTGGTCGCCTGGGGCTGCAGCACTACCCGGTGCTGATCACAGCTACAACCCTTCAGCAGTGAGAACCGGGATGCGCCCAACACGACTATCGCCAGTGTTCACACTGATCATCAGCCATCCCCTACACCGGCCCGGCCGGGAGCAAATGATTGAGCAGGTTCGCCATGTGAGCGAGCTGTACGGTGCTCGCTTGACAGGAATCTCCGAGCTCAACGAACACGCATTCGCCCAGCGCCTGGCCGAACGGCTGACACCGGACCAGGTTGAGCAAGCGCGTGCGGAAGTCGACGCCATGACATACACCGCGAGGACCTGAGATGGCGACATACACCCTTGAATCTCTGCTCCGGCCGCCGGTAGAGCTTTTCACTACTGCGGTCTGCTATGTGGCAGCTTCGCTTTGCATTTGCGCGCCCTGGGCTTTTGCGCTGACCCCACTATTTGGAATTGTCGCCGCGCTGGGTTTTATCTACCTGGGC
Protein-coding regions in this window:
- a CDS encoding tyrosine-type recombinase/integrase produces the protein MRLVFATKDLALAGRSFEGFPLLIGSEGWPVEPAQSFLWHTLIESGEALSDLTWEAYGRRLYDYFAFLEANGLGWDEESPAHGLSALSRYRDWSSGELALDPGTVNNRLALIVRFYRWAKQRNLITVLPFGEKRVRVAQHSGLLSHIALPGAESTKVSVMVRDRKRLTKFLTKDQVKVCLALDTDPSHQILFHLMVRTGLRSCEARSFPLKYVFNPRLKKGLRPRQMISVALDPSDMHIKYDRPRTIDVPWSLMESMWSYSLHQREVRKSNGDGRVTALLLTNEGRHYSKDSVVDVMKSYERKCGFYVRAHMLRHTYGTYTLLALRKSKEFEGEPLLYVRDRLGHSDVQTTMIYLHLINQLEAQSVLAHEDEIDMMFMTDSVSRI
- a CDS encoding IS5 family transposase; the encoded protein is MSQMSFSDFEYAGKRKQTRRERFLAEMEQVVPWSGLVALIEPHYPKAGGGRKPYPLETMLRIHLLQNWFSLSDPAMEEALYEITSMRQFARLTLSAPIPEDTTIMNFRHLLEKHQLAAGILETINNYLRDKGLSLRQGTIVDATIIHAPSSTKNKEGKRDPEMHQTKKGNQYFFGMKAHIGADAESGLVHHVHGTAANVADVTEVAHLLHGGENVVCADAGYTGVEKRPEHDGRQVIWQIAARRSTYKHLSKRSALYKARRKIEKAKAQVRAKVEHPFRVIKRQFGYVKTRFRGLAKNTAQLTTLFALSNLWMVRRQLLPAAGEVRP
- a CDS encoding TraR/DksA family transcriptional regulator codes for the protein MDDALDLAHFKTLLEQRAAELDRLLEDAESRSQSVELDQSKVGRLSRMDALQQQAMNDAIRSRAQHERVRLQLALKRWHEGEYGWCNQCGELIASGRLEFDPATPLCITCASRAESD
- a CDS encoding universal stress protein, encoding MTQVIACIDGSTSAPAVCDYAAWASLSLEAPLTFLHVLDQRQYPVAADLSGNIGLGSREHLLDELASLDEQRGKLALEQGRIMLTAAKERAMTDGVTAPESKQRHGDLLENLQELESETRLLVIGRQGESSGGLSQHVGSQLESVIRIMHRPILVTPANFQKPESAMLAFDGSATTRKGVEMLAASPLLKGLPIHLVMVGPVNDESSAQLDWAQKVLLNVGFTVRAETLNGEIEPTLHAYQKEHGIDLLVMGAYGHSRIRQFLVGSTTTSMLRTTTGPLLLLR
- a CDS encoding SulP family inorganic anion transporter — its product is MLQTLKQTWFSNVRGDVLAGIVVALALIPEAIAFSIIAGVDPKVGLYASFCIAVVIAFVGGRPGMISAATGAMALLMVTLVKNHGLEYLLAATLLCGVLQIGAGYLKLGSLMRFVSRSVVTGFVNALAILIFMAQLPELTNVTWHVYAMTAAGLGIIYLFPYIPRIGKLIPSPLVCIIVLTAVAMSVGLDIRTVGDMGELPDTLPIFLWPDVPLTFETLAIIFPYSAALAVVGLLESMMTATIVDDLTDTPSDKNRECKGQGVANIASGLIGGMAGCAMIGQSIINVKSGGRSRLSSLAAGVFLLLMVVFLGDWLKQIPMAALVAVMIMVSIGTFSWDSLRNLKKHPLSTNIVMVVTVVVVVATHNLAFGVLAGVLLAAMFFANKVGHYMAISSSLDESGEHRSYNVTGQVFFSSADKFVAAFDFKEALNKVTIDLNRAHFWDITAVAALDKVVIKFRREGTEVEVLGLNEASATIVDRFGVHDKPDAIDQLMGH
- a CDS encoding SEC-C domain-containing protein; translation: MKLPGRNERCWCKSGKKFKHCHLDIDRQPPVAAHTVLQTLGSFKKNKKCSVPQSLQHECSGGIINAHTVSKSSSLKAIARNGHVLKISIELKVNIPPKIKLSEVGINSASTFTGFCASHDKKLFSTIEDQPFKPVPSHCFLIMYRGISREIFSKEYASKTFDFMRILDRGKSLAEQVVIQNASALLGNNNSLTTSDLKHIKSKLDTMLVTGDYSDLNYAVFTLESPPPIMGSAIVGPTFDFDGYEAQKITSIPGDMPDYMTINSFASDGKGFIVLSWLSEHSLTCNKLIRQFLDKKLTADSLAAFMVLLIENFYISPSWWESLDNGTQALIKNMYSQGVETHTDGNSINIDRPLHFPAIINVSMNPTL
- a CDS encoding methyl-accepting chemotaxis protein, producing the protein MKLPIRKHLPLAMGLLILGAIIAFQQYQLSTLSRAVNGAAEKVSIDALQNRVSAIDDRLDNVSGKPLVTMEDFRISQQALSSRIDAVQATASQAHEAAAEATRSSATAGDLLVLKADLESLDGKLQKMSKPQAQATAPAPKTSSKPKAKPAPVKAPPIPQDPPPFQMVGLEYRGGERFLSVAPTGSTRLSQIYLIRPGEVVSGSNWRLRAVDERTATFDAGGTTRTLSIQP
- a CDS encoding TIGR03759 family integrating conjugative element protein: MNLPIVRAIACACAFTAIGIEAAPLPSAAGGAASSVQQLTSESTLSQNKLDDRAAQEWGLTPKEYERYQEVMQGPRGVYSPGLDPLTALGIEARSESERRRFAELQVQAERQRVDRELAYQRAYDEAYQRMFPGIKAIEISTTPSGQAGSGSGPALEGNGRMALFVKDDCLPCINQVKRLQASQTPFDLYFVGSQQDDERIRRWAILAGIDPSSVKSRLITLNHDQGRWVRLGLGGSLPAAVTQVNGSWRRQ
- a CDS encoding lytic transglycosylase domain-containing protein; its protein translation is MASSVSGWRLYVLSVVLLAGNAWGVEDPPAAYKAIGIRHGVPPVVLYSVALQESGTRLRGQLVPWPWTLNVAGTGYRFATRADACQALMIAIVKAGPARVDVGLGQTNIRFNGHRYRYPCEGLDPYKNLAVTAQILAEQKAKGGTWIDAAGRYHRPAGGAPAAKYRSYFTKHLSRVTGIKFEVVTP